The Chamaesiphon minutus PCC 6605 DNA window CACCCAATTACCCACGATCGATCCGCGCGTCAAAGTCGTTATCGAATTAGGTGGCGATCGTCAATTTAGCTGGAAGAAGCTTACGGATATCGCTAATGCATAGGCTGGATTAGTTCTCGACACTCCAGTTATAATTGGTAGATCCGAAAGTAACTAGACTAATTTTTAGCATGAGCGCGATTACTCCCAGTCAAGTTAAAGCCTCGATCGAAGCAGGACTCCCCGGCTCGACCGTTCAGATTACCGATTTGACAGGCGGCGGCGATCACTATCAAGCAGTAGTAGTTTCAGACCAGTTTGAAGGCAAGTCCTTAATCCAACAACACCAGTTGGTGTACGGTACCGTGAAAGAAGCGATGGCTAGTGGCGCAATTCACGCCCTCGCTCTTAAAACTTATACCCCCGCAACATGGCAAGCCGAAAAATAGGCAACGCAGCCATCGCTTGCCGTGCATCTACTACTGTACCTGGCCATTTGCCGCTCGCAGTTAATTTTTATTCTCTATATTCTCGAACTTATTATGACTACTCCAGCATCAGAAAAAATCGGTCAATTAATTGCAGATAACAAGATTATGGTATTCATGAAGGGCACCAAATTGATGCCCCAATGTGGATTTTCCAATCAAGTCGTGCAAATTTTAAATATTCTCGGCGTCCCTTACGAGACTGTCGATGTTTTAGCCGACCAAGATATTCGCCAAGGAGTGAAGGAATATTCTAATTGGCCGACAATTCCGCAAGTGTATATCGATGGTGAATTCATCGGTGGTTCGGATGTAATGACCGAACTCTATCAAAAGGGCGAACTTCAACAAATGGTTGAAGTTGCATTAGCTAGCTAAATTGATGTCAGTCGCTCCAAATTGGAGTGGCTATATAGTTTAGTAAAGGGGGAGGGGAAATCGTCAGTTTCCCCTCCCCCTTCATTAAGCCCATTAAGCCGTTCGGGTTTTTACAGATTCAGCAACGTTGATAATTAATTTGAGGAATATTAAGCTTGCGGATTGATAATGTATCGATCGGGAGAGATCGGATTACACTACAATTTGATGATTAATAATAGTCGGGTTCTCGCTGAAGTTCGACTCGTTCAAAATTCGAGGGATCGTAAACATAGCGCATTACTTCCTCCTCAAGTCGATTGATTTGATATGCTTCTAGCGCATTCGTACTCCTTAATGCAGCTAAATAGCCATCGAGATACAAACGCAAGTCATCGGAGCGGTATCCTCGATGCCACATTTCAACTAAGGCGTCTGTAATCTTTTGGTAATGCCCGATCGTTTCTATAGTTTGTAGCATAGCTAAATCCCTCAATTTACTAAATAGGGTATCTCAAAATTGTTTAATTGGGCATATCTTCACTCTACTCTAAATATTTAATAATTTGAGGTGTGGAAAATACACGTTTGCGTAGGATCTTGAATTCAGTATGTGTTGCGGCTAGATTGCTATAAATTAAGTTTGCTCGGGGCGGGGTAGATTTATGTCTGTATGATATCTATATACTTCGCAACTAAATGCGATCGATCCGGAAAGGTTGTGCTAATTATCGACATCGATTCGCGCATCGGCTGGTGTGCTAATGCGGGGATCGGCCTGTAAATAACAACTTTAACCTAATAGGTAAATTATAGACGGCTAGCTTATGCATTTGTGTTCCACCTTCAGAAAAGAGTGCAAAAAAACGTAATTTTTGAAGAAATGACGGCGATATCTGCCCATAATCGCATCTTCTGCTATGGGCGATCGAGCGAAAGTTACTCGCGATCGGAGATAAGATGACAAGTAGTTGTAAAGTAAGTTCGATCTGTAATATCGATTCAGACTCAGCAAATGTATCCCGAACATGAGCGTACAGATTCACATTATTGAAGCCAATCACAACTTGCGATCGCTTTTGGCTTGGCATCTTCAACAAGCTGGTTATCAGGTACACCAATCCGCGACACTAGCGCAGGCATATCAACACTGCGCGCGCGAACTACCGACGCTGGCAATTTTAGCTTCTGATTTACCCGATGGTGAGGGGATCGAATTTTGTCAGTGGTTGTACCCTCAAGGTAACTCGCTGATTTTGATGCTATCAGCGCGAATTCGCGAAATCGATCTCGTCAGCGCGCTCCATGCTGGAGTAGACGACTATCTCAAAAAACCGTTTGGAATGCCAGAATTTTTGGCACGAGTGGCAGCTTTGCTGCGGCGCAGCCGGATTGCCAACACGATTCCGACAGATCTGACGTATGGCAATTTACGCATCGATTTGGTACGCCGTTGCATTTATCTGAGAAATTCGACTTTGACAGATCTCGACGCCACTAACACAGCTACAACCAGCACCAATTCCAGCAAACCATCAGGTTCGAGCCGCCAGGAGTCGTTAGAAACTAGAATCGATCTCAGCCCCCAAGAATTTAGTTTACTTTATGTCTTAGCACAGGCCAACGGACGACCAGTGCATCGGCATGAATTGCTCAAACGCGCCTGGGACATCGATATCGACAACCCCCGCACGGTCGATAGTCACGTCCTCACCCTCCGCAAAAAGCTCGGACATCCCGATCCCATCCAGACTGTCCGCAAAATTGGCTATCGGCTGAATTATTAAAATAGCGACAAAAATGTTAAGATATCTACATAATCAGTTAAGACTGAGGGACAATATGCCTAACTGGATAATTGGGTAGTAAACATGATTAACCGTCAAGCCGTCTTAGAATACCTCACCAAGCATCCCAACCATTCAACTTGGCAGATGCGATTACATTTTTTGCAAGCTAGTCGTCAGCGCGATTGTCAGTCGCAAATTTCCATCGGCTCGATTGCCAATCAGCTTAACTATATTCTCCGCGATCTCGAAGCGATCGGCACCATTGCCCCACGCCCAGACTCTTCACCTTTAGCGCAAGATATGTTGCCGAGGGAATCTCATTCAGAGCGTTATCCAGAGCTAAATGTTGGCGATTAGCAGATCTTTAAATCTCACACTAAGAGACCTCGATCGAGTTGCCAGTTATGGCAAAGATCGAGATATTGAAGACTAATTGAAATTACTTTTTAGTAGTCCAAATATTACTAAACATCATTAACATCGCACCGATGCCGATCGCGATCGCTAGTCCGCCAGCCAGTGCATTTTGCATCGATTCATCAAAAACCATCTTGTTTTACTCCTTGAATAAATAACTGATATTGGTGGATTCTAGTAAGAAAAGTTAGGGGATTGGGGATTGGGTGTTGAGAAAGTTTGGCTGTATGTGGAGCCTGCTGTGCCCATCTATCGTCATTTGCCTTTTAAATTGGTATTAGATAGAAAAGCAAGGACTGAGAGAATTGGGAAACTGGGAAATCGAGTTTCAATCCACAATCCGCAATCCGCAATCCCCAATCCCCAATCCATTAATTCTCCACTGACTGAGTGAGCCGTCGAATATTGAGCACGTCACTCATTTGCTTGATTTGAGCCAAACACCGATCGAGCTGTGCTTTATCGCTGACTTCGATCGATAGATCGATAATCGCAGGCTTGGCATAGTGAGTAATCACGTTGGCCGATCGCACGTTAATTTTATTATCGGTCAATCGGGATAAGATATCCTTAAGCACTCCCACTCGATCGAGTACTTCTAGCTGGACGCTGACGGGGTAAGTCCGCGCTTTTTCTTTGGTAACTTGAGTATTCCAGCTTACTGGGAGCAAGCGATTTCCGTCCATCTGTTCGACATTCACACAGCCTTGACGGTGGATCGAAATGCCGCTATTGCGGGTGACGATGCCGATAATCGGTTCGCCAGGAATCGGGCTACAACAACCAGCTAGGTGGTGCAATAATCCTTCGATACCGAGAATGGGGAAGTCGCTATTTGCGGGCGAGGTTTGCTTGGGTGCGGTAGTTGGGGGCAACTCTTGGGTGGGAGCTTCCCGATCTTTAACCATTTCGCGGAGGCGATTGACTACCGTCTTTTGGGTGATTTCGCCATAGCCCAATCCGGCGAGTAAATCCTCGACAGTGACGTAGTTACAGCGTTGGGCGACTGCCAACAT harbors:
- a CDS encoding BolA family protein codes for the protein MSAITPSQVKASIEAGLPGSTVQITDLTGGGDHYQAVVVSDQFEGKSLIQQHQLVYGTVKEAMASGAIHALALKTYTPATWQAEK
- the grxD gene encoding Grx4 family monothiol glutaredoxin, with protein sequence MTTPASEKIGQLIADNKIMVFMKGTKLMPQCGFSNQVVQILNILGVPYETVDVLADQDIRQGVKEYSNWPTIPQVYIDGEFIGGSDVMTELYQKGELQQMVEVALAS
- a CDS encoding DUF6761 family protein translates to MLQTIETIGHYQKITDALVEMWHRGYRSDDLRLYLDGYLAALRSTNALEAYQINRLEEEVMRYVYDPSNFERVELQREPDYY
- a CDS encoding response regulator transcription factor, with the protein product MSVQIHIIEANHNLRSLLAWHLQQAGYQVHQSATLAQAYQHCARELPTLAILASDLPDGEGIEFCQWLYPQGNSLILMLSARIREIDLVSALHAGVDDYLKKPFGMPEFLARVAALLRRSRIANTIPTDLTYGNLRIDLVRRCIYLRNSTLTDLDATNTATTSTNSSKPSGSSRQESLETRIDLSPQEFSLLYVLAQANGRPVHRHELLKRAWDIDIDNPRTVDSHVLTLRKKLGHPDPIQTVRKIGYRLNY